In one window of Macrobrachium nipponense isolate FS-2020 chromosome 2, ASM1510439v2, whole genome shotgun sequence DNA:
- the LOC135221014 gene encoding uncharacterized protein LOC135221014: MYVPKSRTASLFRSSCIHLMTLDSAVTQLDYCDGHLLVSTLDRSYICNTSLETFAQIGTKLRKGEFGGCFCKVNLVSNIPPTNPSMKHNHHEVEESLEENPKSNYSPSDSGKFELSDCYEVTEDKEENIQQPTDIRQPTEKSVSTIPQQGVVTRIFCARPGSRVWEADLSGKVLVTHQLKNALMVPPVDVLLIDGSYGDTEMLQGDALKLEKQLSSLKQWTKSKKGDTLELVNEKGSVPVNSSENSSVKHSPVGVAFTKMLNFYNSFLLAVSNFGLYIIDPSNSTVLLWVSEPDGILDIKVSGNTLIYKTGHGSIQNFMITTVDVAILVLHNRSLMIECARLCLQHHYIFSTSRLLCRLGIKVLSDLTSQIVDENVKRALQTLENMIGQNQDKENQSEINPKKSGITYVRNEKYNSCEIKESLHFALRLSHHAFLPASVTRWYSEPHLGYGQDLGPLAQRSAVSVETSPIHELKGNRFLLGTSSFLQDLQSGLSLGNYSSEDTLQSFSKSHSGFSSLSDGSDRKSSSPDPLYNRTSSSPTHSSGRWSQQSDKSHKSLESSQEMYEDPLFPPSDSSPELEMAARMYLDNRCQHSGNSVESQSLYSIPYAPISPSSETAAIVQDLMENAATNVVSTITLGTKSLKEKFKNVTQLKTSSEMSPLRTRKSPFSVLDILGNSSIVDCEDPFQSSTSGTDETDGFDVDIVIKTKTKKKGSRKAIGASPVMSRQSTLPEVDDIMHSSSIELPGVVRNLHELVMSTMKQITVAEDQQETTDLLTQWFEVYCSAVQHIYTNKNSPQGSDEPQDGPVSISSVDSLVSVGTSCDSLKWDSNDIGFEPSAMSADILEQLTKMFLHCLQSRVYAGGSNLRGISGFTKVDIPQHQLTPDDVKKLDALYAQLITNDCGLLHYSTLLNALDTLGQNYFLLTWIALLEKVTKDSEVVSIYPLPDIISDLDFTRSQRVSFLYKLACSGNMKHFISAAVQVQNPYVIFDVIFMLNFVLHKPNESTVPLTKYSVKHYLFLYLKEIAKDKDIRELYLAYWSWCPELQYDVLSALLSALNPSSMSCNCGMPIPCSRSIPLENLVETLLSHHILAPKNMLQLCQSSGYWKGYCILSLAYKLHAPAEIFPHVLQTCDADLIEMAMDSLDKTELSVSVKTMMMVTSTNISVIKCFKCQSIIELLSRVQEETEDLPENPIFKFRVNGEPHYEGLNLETLSDKSDENHLESLTESLDVVNTENIHSVKNPVSCKIISDVKQLWETVIIQLLRKTQTADTLQLLQSVQEEIPPGIIPQRVYSWCIMLSLVENRGPAARWALLDSLTNSCIKPYSKKVAEAIRRSEPSSTGQENISVPPTSNKEPSATFSPLGHHWGVRSQVLQGICHFCQLRLPEEALVSVGGVTVFPCSHAYHAICLAQRGYYCIICTRQESLKLRGS; this comes from the exons ATGTATGTTCCAAAAAGTAGG actgcTTCATTGTTCCGCAGCTCCTGCATTCACCTCATGACCCTGGATTCCGCAGTTACACAACTAGATTATTGTGATGGTCATCTTCTTGTATCTACTCTAGATCGTTCATACATTTGCAACACAAGTTTAGAAACTTTCGCTCAGATAGGGACAAAATTAAGGAAGGGTGAATTTGGTGGCTGCTTTTGTAAAGTAAATCTTGTTAGTAACATTCCCCCGACAAATCCATCCATGAAACACAATCACCATGAAGTAGAAGAAAGCCTTGAAGAAAACCCTAAATCCAATTACTCTCCCAGCGATTCAGGGAAGTTTGAACTCTCGGATTGCTACGAAGTCACAGAAGACAAGGAAGAAAACATCCAACAACCCACTGACATCCGACAGCCCACCGAAAAGTCTGTTAGTACTATTCCGCAACAAGGCGTGGTAACTCGCATATTTTGTGCAAGGCCTGGCTCTAGGGTTTGGGAAGCAGATCTTTCAGGCAAAGTTCTTGTAACCCACCAACTGAAAAATGCATTGATGGTACCACCAGTGGACGTTTTGCTAATAGATGGCTCGTATGGGGATACAGAGATGCTTCAAGGAGATGCTCTTAAACTGGAAAAACAGTTGTCATCACTGAAACAATGGACAAAAAGCAAAAAGGGTGACACTTTAGAGTTGGTTAATGAGAAGGGAAGTGTTCCTGTCAACTCTTCTGAGAATTCTAGTGTGAAACATTCTCCAGTGGGTGTTGCCTTTACAAAAATGCTCAACTTTTATAATAGTTTTCTTCTTGCTGTCTCTAATTTTGGACTTTATATAATTGACCCTTCAAATTCTACTGTTTTACTCTGGGTAAGTGAACCAGATGGAATTTTGGATATTAAAGTGAGTGGAAACACGCTGATTTATAAAACAGGTCATGGTAGCATACAAAACTTTATGATTACAACAGTGGATGTTGCAATATTGGTGTTGCATAATCGCAGTTTGATGATTGAATGCGCTCGTTTATGTCTACAGCATCACTACATATTTTCAACTTCAAGATTGCTTTGTCGATTAGGGATAAAAGTTCTCTCTGACTTAACAAGTCAGATAGTTGATGAAAATGTTAAGAGAGcacttcagacactggagaacaTGATTGGCCAAAATCAGGATAAAGAAAACCAGAGTGAAATCAATCCAAAGAAATCAGGAATAACATATGTAAGAAATGAGAAGTACAATTCATGTGAAATCAAGGAAAGTCTTCATTTTGCCCTAAGGCTAAGTCATCATGCATTTCTTCCAGCTTCAGTAACCAGGTGGTATAGTGAACCACATTTGGGGTATGGGCAAGACTTAGGGCCCTTGGCACAGCGCTCTGCAGTCTCTGTAGAGACAAGTCCAATTCATGAGCTGAAGGGAAATAGATTTCTTTTGGGTACATCTAGTTTCTTGCAGGATTTGCAGAGTGGCTTATCTTTAGGAAATTATTCTAGTGAAGACACATTGCAGTCTTTCTCTAAGTCACATAGTGGTTTTAGCAGTCTTTCTGATGGATCTGATAGAAAGTCAAGTAGTCCAGATCCATTATATAACAGGACATCGAGCAGTCCAACCCATTCATCAGGTAGATGGTCTCAGCAATCTGATAAATCCCACAAGAGCTTAGAGAGTTCCCAAGAAATGTATGAAGACCCATTATTTCCTCCAAGTGATAGCTCACCTGAGTTAGAGATGGCTGCTAGGATGTATTTGGATAATCGCTGCCAGCACTCCGGAAACTCGGTTGAATCTCAATCCCTGTACAGCATCCCTTATGCTCCTATCAGCCCTTCTTCTGAAACTGCAGCGATTGTGCAGGACCTAATGGAAAATGCAGCCACCAATGTGGTTAGTACTATAACACTTGGAACAAAatccttaaaagaaaaatttaaaaatgttacaCAGTTAAAAACTTCAAGTGAAATGTCTCCTTTGAGAACAAGAAAAAGCCCTTTTTCTGTTTTGGATATCCTAGGGAATAGTTCAATTGTGGATTGTGAGGACCCTTTTCAAAGTAGCACCTCTGGAACAGATGAAACTGATGGTTTTGATGTGGATATTGTTATTAAGACAAAGACTAAGAAGAAGGGGAGTCGCAAAGCTATTGGAGCATCACCTGTTATGAGTAGACAGTCAACCTTACCAGAAGTTGATGACATAATGCATTCAAGTAGCATAGAACTCCCTGGGGTTGTGCGCAATTTACATGAGCTTGTCATGTCAACAATGAAACAAATAACTGTTGCAGAAGATCAGCAAGAAACAACTGACCTACTAACTCAGTGGTTTGAAGTATATTGTAGTGCAGTCCAGCATATCTACACCAATAAGAATTCTCCTCAAGGGAGTGACGAACCCCAAGATGGACCTGTTTCAATATCATCAGTAGATTCTTTAGTTAGTGTTGGAACATCCTGTGATTCCTTAAAGTGGGACAGCAATGATATTGGATTTGAGCCATCAGCAATGAGTGCTGATATTCTTGAGCAGTTAACAAAAATGTTTCTTCATTGTTTGCAGTCCAGAGTGTATGCTGGTGGTAGTAATTTGCGTGGTATTTCAGGTTTTACTAAGGTCGACATACCACAACACCAGTTAACTCCTGATGATGTTAAAAAACTAGATGCCTTGTATGCTCAGCTTATTACTAATGATTGTGGTTTGCTTCATTACTCAACTTTACTCAATGCTTTGGATACTCTGGGACAGAATTACTTCTTGTTAACCTGGATAGCCTTATTAGAAAAAGTTACAAAGGACTCAGAGGTGGTTAGCATTTATCCCCTCCCTGATATAATTTCAGATTTAGATTTTACCAGATCACAAAGAGTATCTTTTCTATACAAGCTTGCATGCAGTGGAAATATGAAACACTTCATTTCAGCAGCAGTGCAGGTGCAAAACCCATATGTGATATTTGATGTgatatttatgttgaattttgtCTTACATAAGCCCAATGAGAGCACTGTGCCATTAACAAAATATAGTGTTAAGCATTATCTCTTTCTGTACCTGAAGGAGATAGCTAAGGATAAAGATATAAGAGAACTTTACCTTGCATACTGGAGCTGGTGTCCAGAGTTGCAATATGATGTCTTGAGTGCTTTGTTGAGTGCCTTAAACCCTTCATCCATGTCATGTAACTGTGGAATGCCTATTCCTTGCAGTAGGAGTATACCGCTAGAAAACCTAGTGGAAACTTTACTCTCTCATCATATACTTGCTCCTAAGAATATGTTACAGCTCTGCCAAAGCTCAGGATATTGGAAAGGGTACTGCATTCTCTCTTTGGCATACAAACTTCATGCTCCAGCTGAGATTTTTCCCCATGTCTTGCAAACCTGTGATGCAGATCTGATTGAAATGGCTATGGATTCACTGGACAAAACAGAGCTTTCTGTATCAGTAAAGACTATGATGATGGTAACAAGTACAAATATTTCTGTGATCAAATGCTTTAAGTGCCAAAGTATTATTGAACTTCTTAGCAGAGTTCAGGAAGAGACTGAAGATCTGCCTGAAAATCCTATTTTCAAGTTTAGAGTTAATGGGGAACCTCACTATGAAGGTTTAAATCTTGAGACTTTGAGTGATAAATCTGACGAAAACCATTTAGAAAGCTTAACAGAGTCCTTAGATGTGGtaaacactgaaaatatacaCTCAGTGAAAAATCCAGTTAGTTGCAAAATTATTTCAGATGTTAAACAGCTGTGGGAAACTGTAATAATTCAGCTCCTGCGAAAAACCCAGACTGCAGATACACTTCAACTTCTCCAGTCAGTGCAGGAGGAGATTCCACCTGGGATAATACCACAGAG AGTATACAGTTGGTGCATCATGTTATCATTAGTTGAAAACAGAGGTCCAGCAGCTCGCTGGGCTTTACTGGACTCGCTCACAAATAGTTGCATCAAGCCAtactctaaaaag